Proteins encoded together in one Bacteroidota bacterium window:
- a CDS encoding purine-nucleoside phosphorylase: MSDLAAAVAAVRAHTDATPSMALVLGSGLGALAESAENTTVIPTTEIPGYPHSTVKGHAGRLVFGTLEGQSVLFVQGRVHAYEGHPSSTLAFPVRLAHALGARDLVLTNAAGGIDPRFVPGTLMLITDHINLAFTSPTAGPVREGEPRWPDLVEPFDAAWTDRAEALALQQGLTVRRGVYLWTLGPSYETPAEIRAFRHLGADAVGMSTVPEAIQATALGMRTLGISTITNLAAGLHATPLNHEEVMEVGQQVRARLTAWLRAIVRDEGTA; encoded by the coding sequence GTGTCTGACCTCGCTGCTGCCGTTGCCGCCGTCCGTGCCCACACCGACGCAACGCCGTCGATGGCGCTCGTGCTCGGATCGGGACTGGGTGCGCTCGCCGAGAGTGCAGAGAACACCACGGTGATCCCGACGACCGAGATCCCCGGCTACCCGCATTCGACGGTGAAGGGCCACGCGGGGCGGCTCGTCTTTGGGACGCTCGAAGGGCAGTCCGTGCTCTTCGTGCAGGGGCGCGTTCACGCCTACGAGGGGCACCCGTCCTCGACGCTAGCCTTTCCGGTGCGGCTCGCGCATGCGCTCGGCGCGCGCGACCTCGTGCTCACCAACGCAGCAGGCGGCATCGACCCGCGCTTCGTGCCGGGGACGCTCATGCTCATCACGGACCACATCAACCTCGCCTTCACCAGCCCGACGGCGGGGCCCGTCCGCGAAGGCGAACCGCGCTGGCCCGACCTCGTGGAGCCGTTCGACGCTGCGTGGACGGACCGCGCCGAGGCGCTCGCACTCCAGCAAGGGCTCACCGTGCGGCGGGGCGTCTACCTCTGGACGCTCGGCCCGAGCTACGAGACGCCCGCCGAGATCCGCGCCTTCCGCCACCTCGGCGCCGACGCCGTCGGCATGAGCACCGTCCCCGAGGCCATCCAGGCCACGGCCCTCGGCATGCGCACCCTCGGCATCTCGACGATCACGAACCTCGCCGCCGGGCTGCACGCGACGCCGCTCAACCACGAGGAGGTGATGGAGGTGGGGCAGCAGGTCCGGGCGCGGCTGACCGCGTGGCTGCGCGCCATCGTGCGGGACGAAGGCACCGCCTAG
- a CDS encoding HAMP domain-containing sensor histidine kinase: MRAHHRIGLILLALVLVPTLGYVAYEANALSANEELLESIYTQQLDALLFSVNQYAFDNTDGWARDLADGFQQARRDGQPIQAALDSALARENAIVGAFVADTTLRRTLSVVESDTAVAPPPPLDAAFVRQLLGRYRVGYRQLAPQTLWTDAGTARMDRIALTFVTDTPLDGAATDEAAAWGAPPHIAGFVLDVPTFIQEVLGRKMATVSRGAFALSVADTSGAVVYRTEAAPDPRPDAPPAIEADASAVPDLARKALWILPAHTLGIGVPGESIGDSLQRRFRRNLIVIGLLGVLLLGAAVFAYRSVEQEIELARVRARLVSNVSHELRTPLALIRMYAETLEAGRVPDRRRPEYLGVIARESERLSRLIDTLLNFSRIEAGRERFDLAPTDLNGLARDVVARFALPAERDGFTIETTFVNNLPTVEADAEALTEALVNLVDNALKYSRPHPDARRVAVRTGIHRNGTRKAQAYVEVEDEGPGIAATHQRQVFEPFFRVGDDARDDLVHETKGTGLGLALVARIAEAHGGRIDLHSAPGDGARFRLLLPVASAQPA, translated from the coding sequence GTGCGTGCGCATCACCGCATCGGGCTGATCCTGCTGGCGCTGGTGCTCGTGCCGACGCTCGGCTACGTGGCCTATGAGGCCAACGCGCTCAGCGCCAACGAGGAGCTCCTGGAGTCGATCTACACGCAGCAGCTCGACGCGCTGCTGTTCTCGGTGAACCAGTACGCCTTCGACAACACCGACGGCTGGGCGCGCGACCTCGCGGACGGGTTCCAGCAGGCGCGCCGCGACGGCCAGCCGATCCAGGCCGCGCTCGACAGCGCGCTCGCCCGGGAGAACGCCATCGTTGGTGCGTTTGTCGCGGACACGACGCTGCGGCGCACCCTCTCGGTGGTCGAGAGCGACACGGCCGTGGCCCCGCCGCCGCCGCTGGACGCCGCCTTCGTGCGCCAGCTCCTCGGGCGCTACCGCGTCGGCTATCGGCAACTCGCGCCGCAGACGCTCTGGACGGACGCGGGCACGGCGCGGATGGACCGCATCGCGCTCACCTTCGTCACCGACACGCCGCTCGACGGCGCGGCCACGGACGAGGCGGCGGCCTGGGGGGCGCCCCCCCACATCGCCGGGTTCGTCCTCGACGTGCCGACGTTCATCCAGGAAGTACTCGGCCGTAAGATGGCCACGGTGAGCCGCGGCGCGTTCGCGCTCAGCGTGGCCGACACCAGCGGCGCCGTCGTCTACCGCACCGAGGCGGCGCCCGACCCGCGCCCCGACGCGCCCCCCGCCATCGAGGCCGACGCGAGTGCCGTCCCTGACCTCGCCCGGAAGGCGCTGTGGATCCTCCCGGCGCACACGCTCGGCATCGGCGTGCCCGGCGAGAGCATCGGCGATTCGCTGCAGCGGCGGTTCCGGCGCAACCTCATCGTGATCGGGCTGCTCGGCGTGCTGCTGCTCGGCGCGGCCGTGTTTGCCTACCGGAGCGTCGAGCAGGAGATCGAACTCGCCCGTGTGCGTGCCCGCTTGGTTTCGAACGTGTCGCACGAGCTGCGCACGCCGCTGGCGCTCATCCGGATGTATGCCGAGACGCTCGAAGCGGGCCGCGTGCCGGACAGGCGGCGGCCGGAGTACCTCGGCGTGATCGCCCGCGAGAGCGAGCGCCTGAGCCGGCTCATCGACACGCTGCTCAACTTTTCCCGCATCGAGGCGGGCCGCGAGCGCTTCGACCTCGCGCCGACGGACCTCAACGGCCTCGCCCGCGACGTGGTGGCGCGGTTCGCGCTGCCCGCCGAGCGCGACGGCTTCACCATCGAAACGACCTTTGTCAACAACCTGCCCACCGTGGAGGCCGACGCGGAGGCGCTGACCGAAGCGCTTGTCAACCTTGTGGATAACGCGTTGAAATACTCTCGGCCGCACCCCGACGCGCGTCGCGTCGCCGTCCGCACGGGCATTCACCGCAACGGTACCCGGAAGGCGCAGGCCTACGTGGAGGTCGAGGACGAGGGCCCCGGCATCGCCGCTACGCACCAGCGCCAGGTCTTCGAGCCGTTCTTCCGCGTGGGCGACGACGCCCGCGACGACCTCGTCCACGAGACGAAGGGCACGGGCCTCGGCCTCGCGCTCGTGGCTCGCATCGCCGAGGCGCACGGCGGCCGCATCGACCTCCACAGCGCCCCTGGCGACGGCGCCCGCTTCCGGTTACTGCTGCCGGTGGCGAGTGCTCAACCTGCCTGA
- a CDS encoding response regulator transcription factor, with product MPHILIVEDEPAMRDGLRDNLEFEGYDVDTANDGEGGLAALREKRYDLCLLDVMMPVRSGFDVCRTARAEGVTTPIIMLTAKGQELDKVRGLEYGADDYVVKPFSLRELLARVKAVLRRGAPAEASDQATVGRLHVDFHTYEATLDDEPATLTHLEFEVLRYFHTRPSEPISRDQLLTDVWGYDGDDLPTTRTVDNFILKLRQKLEPDPARPRHLLTVHGVGYKYVP from the coding sequence ATGCCCCACATCCTCATCGTCGAAGACGAGCCGGCCATGCGCGACGGGCTGCGCGACAACCTCGAGTTCGAGGGCTACGACGTGGACACCGCCAACGACGGCGAGGGCGGCCTCGCGGCCCTTCGCGAGAAGCGCTACGATCTCTGCCTCCTCGACGTGATGATGCCCGTCCGCTCGGGCTTCGACGTGTGCCGCACCGCCCGCGCCGAAGGGGTCACGACGCCCATCATCATGCTCACCGCCAAGGGCCAAGAGCTCGACAAGGTGCGCGGGCTGGAGTACGGTGCCGACGACTACGTGGTGAAGCCGTTCAGCCTCCGCGAACTGCTCGCCCGCGTGAAGGCCGTCCTCCGCCGCGGCGCGCCCGCCGAGGCCAGCGACCAGGCTACGGTCGGGCGGCTGCACGTCGACTTCCACACCTACGAGGCCACGCTCGACGACGAGCCCGCCACGCTCACGCACCTGGAGTTCGAGGTGCTGCGCTACTTCCACACGCGCCCCTCCGAGCCGATCTCGCGCGACCAACTCCTCACTGACGTCTGGGGCTACGACGGCGACGACCTCCCGACGACGCGCACCGTGGACAACTTCATCCTGAAGCTCCGCCAGAAGCTCGAACCCGACCCCGCGCGCCCTCGGCATCTGCTGACCGTGCACGGCGTGGGGTACAAGTACGTGCCGTGA
- a CDS encoding endonuclease domain-containing protein: MRRRSAQTPVRRHLRTHGTTAEATLWGALKNRQLARRRFRRQHGLGAYVVDFYCPAERLAIELDGAPHFTSEGQARDALRDHALAMAGVRVLRFENRTVFENPDAVLDAIHAAFREET, encoded by the coding sequence ATGCGTCGCCGCTCCGCCCAAACTCCAGTCCGCCGCCACCTCCGCACCCACGGCACCACCGCCGAGGCAACGCTGTGGGGCGCGCTCAAGAACCGCCAACTCGCCAGGCGGCGCTTCCGACGGCAGCACGGCCTCGGCGCGTACGTCGTGGACTTCTACTGCCCCGCCGAACGCCTCGCCATCGAACTCGACGGGGCCCCGCACTTCACGTCGGAAGGCCAAGCACGCGACGCGCTCCGCGACCACGCTCTGGCAATGGCTGGCGTGCGCGTGCTTCGCTTCGAGAACCGCACGGTGTTCGAGAACCCAGACGCGGTGCTGGACGCGATCCACGCGGCGTTTCGGGAGGAGACGTAG
- a CDS encoding DNA methyltransferase: MSDASTPSIDLDDFLSAAKASGGAERANAQTFLGDLAVVLGVERPHLATGDVRADAYVFERPVTFRDGKQSKGFIDLYKRGSFVLETKQGADQKRSASGRKLRQGHGKRGTRAWEQTMYAARNQAEGYARNLEAAEPPPPFVVVCDVGFCIDLYADFSGTGRLYRPFPDAASNRIPLDRLRDEATRTLLATVFEDPLALDPARRQARVTVALADQLAALATSLRDTTDADGNAMDAEAVAGFLSRCLFAMFAEDAGLIPAGTFTRLLDAYAGDLDHLPHALADFFSKMDAGGYVGEVRERVRQFNGSLFKDTRAPRLDAAQRAALLDAARSDWSDVEPSIFGTLLERALDPAERHKLGAHFTPRAYVERLVGPTILEPLRAEWDGARAAATRLIEQAEAATNASTRTKRRNEARAVLAGFLSRLATVRVLDPACGSGNFLYVTFAGLKALEDEARRAAEQLVGEAAGEGFGVTPRQMRGLEVNARAAAIADLVLWIGYLQWHRARYGASQPLPEPVLEGYGQVEHRDAVLTEDGTPAPKQAAWPDADFIVGNPPFLGASRMREALGDAYTERLRAAYPAVPDSADFVMFWWHRAAEAVRRGEAQRFGLVTTNSLPQTFNRRVVERHLAGADVGANPGADGLFDGACEAPALALAFAVPDHPWVDSADAADVRVAMTTGARADAFDAEAGRLAVVTDERDEDGDGIADIDIFEYLGALNADLTVGADVSKAEPLNSKSGLCSRGLELGGSGFIVTREEAKQLGYGTVPEVETVIRPYRNGRDLTQTARGVFVIDLFGLTDSEARERFPTVYEHVLREVKPVRETNRSKTLRENWWLHRRLREDLRVTMSDLDRFIVTPETAKHRFFVFLEGDVAPDNALLAIALDDGFHLGILSSAVHVEWALAAGGKLGIGNDPRYFKRKCFEPFPFPTATDEQKKRIRHLGEAIDAHRKRQQETHPDLGLTDLYNAVEALRAGRNLTPKEQTAADHGLAHTLLDLHRQLDRAVLAAYGWSDLAGGQGAEAPSFRAAVLDRLVALNAARRAEEAAGTVRYLRPAFQAPDAAQTGLALETPPAPAEDAAPAVRPWPDALAAQMVAVRQAVAAGASTPAAVAARFASLTPRPAAEVLDALAELGLVQHADGAYAV; the protein is encoded by the coding sequence ATGTCCGACGCGTCCACGCCCTCCATCGACCTCGACGACTTCTTGAGCGCGGCCAAAGCGTCGGGCGGGGCCGAGCGCGCCAACGCGCAGACGTTCCTCGGCGACCTCGCCGTGGTGCTCGGCGTGGAGCGGCCCCACCTCGCCACGGGCGACGTGCGCGCGGACGCCTACGTCTTCGAGCGGCCGGTGACGTTCCGCGACGGGAAGCAGTCGAAGGGCTTCATCGACCTCTACAAGCGCGGCAGCTTCGTCCTGGAGACGAAGCAGGGCGCGGACCAGAAGCGCTCGGCGTCGGGGCGCAAGCTGCGCCAGGGGCACGGCAAGCGCGGGACGCGGGCGTGGGAGCAGACGATGTACGCCGCGCGCAACCAGGCCGAGGGCTACGCCCGCAACCTCGAAGCCGCCGAGCCGCCGCCGCCCTTCGTCGTCGTGTGCGACGTGGGCTTCTGCATCGACCTCTACGCCGACTTCTCGGGCACGGGCCGCCTCTACCGCCCCTTCCCCGACGCGGCCTCGAATCGCATCCCACTCGACCGGCTCCGCGACGAGGCCACGCGCACGCTCCTCGCGACTGTATTCGAGGACCCGCTGGCGCTCGACCCGGCGCGACGGCAGGCGCGGGTGACGGTGGCGCTCGCCGACCAACTCGCGGCGTTGGCGACCTCGCTCCGCGACACAACCGACGCCGACGGCAACGCAATGGACGCCGAGGCGGTGGCAGGCTTCCTGAGCCGCTGCCTCTTCGCCATGTTCGCCGAAGACGCGGGGCTGATCCCCGCGGGCACGTTCACGCGCCTCCTCGACGCCTACGCGGGCGACCTCGACCACCTCCCGCACGCCCTCGCCGACTTCTTTTCGAAGATGGACGCGGGCGGCTACGTCGGCGAGGTGCGCGAGCGGGTCCGGCAGTTCAACGGCAGCCTCTTCAAGGACACCCGCGCGCCACGCCTCGACGCGGCGCAGCGGGCCGCCCTCCTCGACGCCGCGCGCTCGGACTGGTCGGACGTGGAGCCGTCGATCTTCGGGACGCTCTTGGAGCGGGCGCTCGACCCGGCGGAGCGGCACAAGCTGGGCGCGCACTTCACGCCGCGCGCCTATGTCGAACGCCTCGTAGGCCCGACGATTCTGGAGCCGCTGCGGGCGGAGTGGGACGGCGCGCGGGCGGCAGCCACGCGGCTCATCGAGCAGGCGGAGGCGGCGACGAACGCGAGCACCCGCACCAAACGCCGCAACGAGGCGCGGGCCGTGCTGGCGGGCTTCCTGAGCCGCCTCGCGACGGTGCGCGTCCTCGACCCGGCGTGCGGCAGCGGCAACTTCCTCTACGTGACGTTCGCCGGGCTGAAGGCGCTCGAAGACGAGGCCCGCCGCGCCGCCGAGCAACTCGTGGGCGAGGCCGCAGGCGAGGGCTTTGGCGTGACGCCCCGCCAGATGCGCGGCCTGGAGGTGAACGCCCGCGCCGCCGCCATCGCCGACCTCGTGCTCTGGATCGGCTACCTCCAGTGGCACCGCGCCCGCTACGGCGCCAGCCAGCCGCTCCCGGAGCCCGTCCTGGAAGGCTACGGCCAGGTCGAGCACCGCGACGCGGTGTTGACCGAGGACGGCACCCCCGCGCCCAAACAAGCTGCATGGCCCGACGCCGACTTCATCGTCGGCAACCCGCCGTTTCTCGGGGCCAGCCGCATGCGCGAGGCGCTGGGCGACGCCTACACCGAACGCCTCCGCGCGGCCTACCCCGCCGTGCCCGACTCGGCGGACTTCGTGATGTTCTGGTGGCACCGCGCCGCCGAGGCCGTCCGGCGCGGCGAGGCGCAGCGCTTCGGCCTGGTGACGACGAACTCGCTTCCGCAGACCTTCAACCGCCGCGTCGTGGAGCGGCACCTCGCGGGCGCGGACGTGGGGGCGAATCCCGGCGCGGACGGGCTGTTCGACGGCGCGTGCGAGGCCCCTGCGCTGGCGCTAGCGTTCGCGGTGCCGGACCACCCGTGGGTGGACTCCGCTGACGCCGCCGACGTGCGCGTGGCGATGACGACGGGCGCGCGGGCCGACGCCTTCGACGCCGAGGCCGGACGGCTGGCCGTAGTGACGGACGAGCGCGACGAGGACGGCGACGGTATCGCAGACATTGACATTTTCGAGTACCTCGGTGCGCTCAATGCCGATTTGACTGTTGGAGCAGACGTATCGAAAGCAGAGCCTTTGAACTCGAAAAGCGGACTGTGTAGTCGCGGCTTAGAGCTAGGCGGATCGGGATTTATCGTCACTCGCGAGGAGGCCAAGCAACTCGGATATGGAACCGTACCCGAAGTCGAGACCGTCATCCGACCCTATCGCAATGGGCGCGATCTGACTCAGACTGCGCGTGGCGTGTTCGTCATTGATCTATTTGGTTTGACCGATAGCGAGGCCCGCGAACGCTTCCCGACGGTCTATGAGCACGTATTGCGCGAAGTCAAGCCTGTGCGTGAAACCAATCGCAGCAAGACTCTGCGTGAAAACTGGTGGTTGCATCGTCGGCTTAGAGAAGACCTACGAGTTACGATGAGTGATCTCGACAGGTTTATCGTCACCCCGGAGACTGCAAAGCATCGCTTTTTCGTATTTCTGGAAGGCGACGTCGCACCCGACAACGCATTGCTAGCGATTGCTCTGGACGACGGCTTTCACCTCGGTATCCTGTCGAGCGCCGTCCATGTCGAGTGGGCGCTCGCAGCAGGCGGCAAGCTCGGGATTGGAAACGATCCACGGTATTTCAAGAGAAAGTGCTTTGAGCCGTTTCCCTTCCCCACGGCGACGGACGAGCAAAAGAAAAGAATCAGGCACCTCGGCGAGGCCATCGACGCGCACCGCAAGCGTCAACAGGAAACGCACCCGGACCTCGGCCTGACGGACCTCTACAACGCCGTCGAGGCGCTGCGCGCGGGCCGCAACCTCACCCCCAAGGAGCAAACCGCCGCCGACCACGGCCTCGCCCACACGCTCCTCGACCTCCACCGCCAGCTCGACCGCGCCGTGCTCGCCGCCTACGGCTGGAGCGACCTCGCTGGAGGACAGGGTGCCGAGGCCCCGTCGTTCCGCGCCGCCGTGCTGGACCGCCTCGTGGCGCTCAACGCCGCCCGCCGCGCCGAGGAGGCCGCCGGGACCGTGCGCTACCTCCGCCCCGCGTTCCAGGCCCCCGACGCCGCGCAGACCGGCCTCGCCCTCGAAACCCCGCCCGCGCCCGCCGAGGACGCCGCGCCCGCCGTCCGCCCGTGGCCCGACGCGCTCGCCGCGCAGATGGTGGCCGTGCGCCAGGCTGTCGCCGCCGGGGCCAGCACGCCCGCCGCCGTCGCCGCGCGGTTCGCGAGCCTCACACCCCGCCCCGCCGCCGAGGTGCTGGACGCGCTGGCCGAGTTGGGCCTCGTGCAGCACGCCGACGGGGCGTACGCGGTCTGA
- a CDS encoding sodium-dependent transporter, whose translation MSQASAQRFTTRWGLLLSVLGIAVGTGNIWRFPRIAAANGGETGAGAFLVAWVSFLLLWSIPLIIAEYALGQTGRKGVIGSFAKVAGPKFAWMGAFVSFVATAIMFYYAVVAGWCVYYTGAMLTSDLPLSLESAQASWDGFQTSGLPVLFHGVAVLIGAAACWWGVSSIERANKVLVPTLLVIVVIAVVRALTLDGAGAGLAYLFTFDPSDLANPTLWLEALTQNAWDTGAGWGLILTYAAYMKKEHGVVRNAVLTGVGNNTVSLLAATMIFGTVFAVLGGQGMNNGEILDVMRTSGPAGTGLTFIWMPQLFAAMPAGKLFAVGFFLALAFAATSSLISMIELAVRNCVDLGLPRPKAVLGVAGVGFVLGVPSALNLTFFANQDFVWGVALMLSGAFVAFAAVRYGPDRLRSELAVPSDWRIPGVWSLMMRYVVPLQAVVLLGWWLWQAATAYSDNWLNPLEPYSAMTCLLQWGVVLAVFIAANRWLARRSLGVGTGG comes from the coding sequence ATGTCTCAAGCCTCCGCGCAGCGCTTCACCACCCGCTGGGGGCTGCTGCTGAGCGTCCTCGGCATCGCCGTCGGGACGGGCAACATCTGGCGGTTTCCGCGCATCGCGGCGGCCAACGGCGGCGAGACGGGCGCGGGCGCGTTCCTCGTGGCGTGGGTGTCGTTCCTACTGCTGTGGAGCATCCCGCTCATCATCGCGGAGTACGCCCTCGGCCAGACGGGGCGCAAGGGCGTGATCGGAAGCTTCGCGAAGGTCGCTGGACCGAAGTTCGCCTGGATGGGCGCGTTCGTGAGCTTCGTCGCGACGGCGATCATGTTCTACTACGCCGTCGTGGCGGGGTGGTGCGTCTACTACACCGGTGCAATGCTGACGTCCGACCTGCCGCTCTCGCTCGAATCGGCGCAGGCGTCGTGGGACGGCTTCCAGACGTCGGGCCTGCCGGTGCTCTTCCACGGCGTCGCGGTGCTCATCGGCGCGGCGGCGTGCTGGTGGGGCGTCTCGTCGATCGAGCGGGCCAACAAGGTGCTCGTCCCGACGCTGCTCGTGATCGTGGTGATCGCCGTCGTCCGCGCGCTCACGCTCGACGGCGCAGGGGCGGGGCTCGCCTACCTCTTCACGTTCGACCCGAGTGACCTCGCCAACCCGACCCTGTGGCTCGAAGCGCTCACGCAGAACGCCTGGGACACGGGCGCGGGCTGGGGGCTGATCCTGACCTACGCCGCCTATATGAAGAAGGAGCACGGCGTCGTCCGCAACGCCGTCCTCACGGGCGTTGGCAACAACACCGTCTCGCTCCTCGCCGCGACGATGATCTTCGGGACCGTCTTCGCCGTCCTCGGCGGGCAGGGCATGAACAACGGCGAGATCCTCGACGTGATGCGCACGAGCGGCCCGGCGGGCACGGGCCTGACCTTCATCTGGATGCCGCAGCTCTTCGCCGCGATGCCAGCGGGCAAACTGTTCGCCGTCGGCTTCTTCCTAGCGCTCGCCTTCGCGGCGACGAGTTCGCTGATCTCGATGATCGAGCTCGCCGTGCGCAACTGCGTGGACCTCGGGCTGCCGCGCCCGAAGGCCGTCCTCGGCGTGGCGGGCGTGGGCTTCGTGCTGGGCGTGCCGAGCGCGCTCAACCTGACGTTCTTCGCCAACCAGGACTTCGTGTGGGGCGTCGCGCTGATGCTCTCGGGCGCGTTCGTGGCGTTCGCCGCGGTGCGCTACGGCCCCGACCGCCTGCGCTCCGAACTGGCGGTCCCGTCCGACTGGCGCATCCCCGGCGTGTGGAGCTTGATGATGCGTTATGTCGTGCCCCTGCAGGCCGTCGTGCTGCTCGGCTGGTGGCTCTGGCAAGCCGCAACGGCCTACTCGGACAACTGGCTCAACCCGCTCGAACCCTACAGCGCGATGACGTGCCTGCTCCAGTGGGGCGTCGTGCTCGCGGTGTTCATCGCCGCCAACCGCTGGCTCGCGCGGCGGAGCCTGGGGGTAGGCACCGGGGGTTGA
- a CDS encoding transglycosylase domain-containing protein, with product MRRRRLILVLAVAALLFAASLAVPPSRGLLARGEVVSVRVTDRAGTLLQEIRPDGRGQPVTLDPTQPGALPPFVIAALVATEDRRFYDHLGIDLRAVARAVRDNLRAGHVVSGASTIPMQVASFLRADGGPTSTGFFGKLAEAHLALRLDAHLSKDEVLALWLERAPFGRNAFGIEAASQTYLGKPAPSLTLPEAALLVGLPQRPSGYDPFRYPDAARARQQRVLAAMEATGAITPEERTRAEAVALDLAPQRAAFLAPHFVRAVAAPRPAPLRGVAGLSPSRVKGTVRPPSRRVERGEPSMAEIRTTLDADLQVHLEAVARAHVDRLADFQVGNAALVVLENRTGRVLAYLGSADFWNDAALGQNDGVRMRRQPGSAVKPFTYAQALATRRYTPASILADIELEIAEAGGAFVPENYDRQYHGPVPLREALASSYNVPAVRLAHELGPASVLTTYRRAGLTSLTRDASHYGVGLTLGNGEVSLLELAQAYAGLANGGPRPTVRPVAYAVTADGDTLHASAPSFEPGPISADVAYLVTDILRDPAARAPGFGRGSALEVAFPVAVKTGTSKDYRDNWAVGYSPTHTVAVWAGNFDGTPMRWVSGVSGAAPLLSAAFEALGAHGRGGGDFVRPDGLAEAMICPTSGLLPGPFCPAARREVFLEGTVPTDTCTVHRQLQIDARTGLLADAETPADAVEARLFVVHPPEYHAWMAAHDLPLPPSVSRADVAAAPDTLRFSDRLRVQFPEDGAVFALDPVLRRDYQRLALRAAVAEGLLDVTWWLNGEAVPGPQHGSGRTGAEWPLVPGRHTLELRAVTADGQRLRSRPVAFTVVDAPTPVEAAGL from the coding sequence GTGCGCCGTCGTCGTCTCATTCTCGTTCTTGCCGTCGCTGCGCTGCTCTTCGCAGCGTCGCTGGCCGTGCCGCCTTCAAGGGGGCTGCTGGCGCGGGGCGAGGTGGTGAGCGTGCGCGTGACCGACCGCGCGGGGACGCTGCTGCAGGAGATCCGGCCTGACGGACGCGGGCAGCCCGTGACGCTCGATCCGACTCAGCCAGGTGCGCTGCCACCTTTTGTCATCGCGGCGCTCGTGGCGACGGAGGACCGGCGCTTCTACGACCACCTGGGCATCGACCTCCGGGCCGTCGCGCGGGCCGTCCGGGACAACCTCCGCGCGGGCCACGTGGTGAGCGGAGCCTCGACGATCCCGATGCAGGTCGCGAGCTTCCTCCGCGCCGATGGCGGGCCAACGTCGACGGGCTTTTTCGGCAAGCTCGCCGAGGCGCACCTCGCGCTGCGCCTTGATGCACACCTCAGCAAGGACGAGGTCTTGGCGCTGTGGTTGGAGCGCGCGCCTTTCGGCCGTAACGCCTTCGGGATCGAGGCGGCATCGCAGACCTACCTCGGCAAGCCTGCCCCGTCCCTCACGCTGCCCGAGGCAGCGCTGCTCGTCGGCCTGCCGCAACGCCCGAGCGGCTATGACCCGTTCCGCTACCCCGACGCGGCCCGCGCCCGCCAGCAGCGCGTCCTCGCCGCGATGGAAGCCACCGGCGCGATCACCCCAGAAGAACGCACCCGCGCCGAGGCCGTTGCGCTCGACCTCGCCCCCCAACGTGCCGCGTTCCTGGCGCCGCACTTTGTACGCGCTGTCGCCGCCCCCCGCCCCGCTCCTCTGCGAGGAGTCGCGGGGCTGTCCCCCTCACGCGTGAAGGGGACAGTTCGACCGCCGTCCAGGCGCGTCGAACGGGGGGAGCCGAGCATGGCTGAAATCCGCACCACCCTAGACGCCGACCTCCAGGTGCACCTCGAAGCCGTCGCACGGGCGCACGTGGACCGGCTCGCCGACTTCCAGGTGGGTAACGCGGCGCTCGTCGTGCTAGAGAACCGGACGGGGCGCGTGCTCGCCTACCTCGGGAGCGCCGACTTCTGGAACGACGCCGCGCTCGGGCAGAACGACGGCGTGCGGATGCGCCGCCAGCCGGGCAGCGCCGTCAAGCCGTTCACGTATGCGCAGGCGCTCGCCACGCGGCGCTACACCCCGGCCTCGATCCTCGCCGACATCGAACTGGAGATCGCGGAGGCAGGCGGGGCGTTCGTGCCGGAGAACTACGACCGGCAGTACCACGGCCCGGTCCCGCTGCGCGAGGCGCTGGCGTCGTCCTACAACGTGCCCGCCGTCCGGCTCGCGCACGAACTCGGGCCCGCGAGCGTACTCACGACCTACCGCCGCGCGGGGCTGACCTCGCTCACGCGCGACGCGAGCCACTACGGCGTCGGGCTCACGCTCGGCAACGGCGAGGTGTCGCTGCTCGAACTCGCGCAGGCCTACGCCGGGCTGGCGAACGGCGGCCCGCGCCCCACAGTGCGGCCGGTTGCCTACGCGGTCACCGCGGACGGCGACACGCTGCATGCCTCGGCTCCGTCGTTCGAGCCCGGGCCTATCTCGGCCGACGTGGCCTACCTCGTCACCGACATCCTCCGCGATCCAGCGGCGCGGGCACCCGGCTTCGGGCGCGGCTCGGCGCTGGAGGTGGCGTTCCCGGTCGCGGTCAAGACGGGCACGTCGAAGGACTACCGCGACAACTGGGCGGTCGGCTACTCGCCCACACACACCGTCGCGGTGTGGGCGGGCAACTTCGACGGCACGCCGATGCGCTGGGTGAGCGGCGTCTCGGGCGCGGCCCCGCTTCTGAGCGCCGCGTTCGAAGCGCTCGGCGCTCACGGAAGGGGGGGCGGCGACTTCGTGCGGCCCGATGGCCTCGCCGAGGCCATGATCTGCCCGACGAGCGGCCTCCTCCCCGGGCCGTTCTGCCCGGCTGCCCGCCGTGAGGTGTTCCTGGAGGGTACGGTGCCCACCGACACCTGTACCGTCCATCGCCAACTCCAAATCGATGCGCGGACCGGACTCTTGGCAGATGCCGAGACGCCAGCCGACGCCGTTGAGGCGCGCCTGTTCGTTGTCCACCCGCCGGAGTACCACGCCTGGATGGCGGCGCACGACCTGCCGCTACCGCCGTCCGTGAGCCGCGCCGACGTAGCCGCCGCACCCGACACGCTACGCTTCTCGGACCGCCTCCGCGTGCAGTTTCCCGAGGACGGCGCCGTGTTCGCCCTCGACCCGGTGCTGCGGCGGGACTACCAGCGCCTCGCGCTCCGCGCCGCCGTCGCGGAAGGCCTGCTCGACGTGACGTGGTGGCTCAACGGTGAGGCCGTACCCGGCCCCCAGCATGGTTCAGGACGCACTGGAGCAGAATGGCCGCTCGTGCCGGGGCGCCACACGCTCGAACTGCGCGCCGTCACGGCCGACGGGCAGCGCCTGCGCAGCCGCCCTGTCGCGTTCACCGTGGTCGATGCCCCGACGCCGGTGGAAGCCGCCGGGCTCTGA